DNA from Amycolatopsis sp. DSM 110486:
ACAACCTCGCGCGCCAGATCTCCTACGGTGGCGTGATTTCACTGGGCGTGGTCATGGTTCTGCTGATCGGCGAGGTCGACCTGTCCATCGGCTCGGTCTGCGGTCTCGGCGCGGCCATCCTCGCCGTCCTCGTCCAGAACAACGGCTGGAACCCCATCCTGGGGATCGTGGCGACCGTCGCGGCCGGGGGAGTGCTCGGCTCCCTCCAAGGATTCATCCGAACACGGCTCAACGTCCCGTCGTTCATCGTGACACTCGGCGGTCTGCTGCTCTTCCTCGGTCTGCAACTGCGGTTCCTCGGTAAGACCGGCACGATCCTGTTCCCCTTCGGCGGCACCATCTCTCAGCTGGAGGGCCGCAGCCTCGCACCAGTGGCCGGCTACGCGCTCGCCACGGTCGCGGTGGTGTGCTTCCTGGCGCTGGGGCTGATCAGCAGGCGACGGCACGTGCGCGCCGGGGTGAGCGCACCGCCGCCGGGCTTGCTGGTGATCCAGGTGGTTGGTCTCGCCGTCGCGCTGTTCGTCGTGGTGTGGGAGCTCAACCGAGCGGTCGGTGTCCCGTTGGCGCTGATCATCTTCCTGGTGCTCGCGGTCTTCTTCTGGGTTTTGATCACCCAGACCCGATACGGCCAGCGCGTGCGCGCCGTCGGCGGGAACGCTGAAGCGGCACGTCGCGCCGGCATCAACGTCGACCGGATCCGCGTCTCCGTCTTCGCCATCTCCGGCGCCATGGCCGCGGCGGGAGGCGTGCTGTCTGCCTCCTACGTCGGAGCCGCCTCTCAGGACCTCGGGGGAAGCACGTTGTTGCTGTACTCGATCGCCGCGGCGGTCATCGGCGGCACCAGCCTGTTCGGCGGCCGGGGCAGCGCCTGGTCCGCGGTCATCGGCTGGCTGGTGATCGGTTCGATCTACAACGGCATGTACCTGCTCAACCTCGTGTCCGATCTGCAGTACATGGTGATCGGCGCCGTTCTGGTCGCGGCAGTGATCGTCGACTCGATTTCCCGCCGGCGCGCGACCACCTGATCGCGGAACCGGCGAACTCCAGCAGCAAGTCCAGGGAGGACCACGTGAAGATCACCGACATCACCGGCACCGCAGTCCGGGCCGACTACCGGCCTGAGTACATGAAGGACAAGCGGTACTACGTCAAGGACGAGACCCAGGTCAACGTCATCGTGCAGATCCATACGGACGAAGGCGTCGTGGGCATCGGCGAAGCGGCCCACTGCCCCGGGCTCTACGGTGAGACTGCGCCGTCGACGCTGGGTGGCATCAACCTGCTCAAGCCGGGGCTTGTCGGCCTCGATCCGTTGCAGCTGACCAAAGCGAACACGCTCATGGACCGCTACTCGCCGGCGGGCAATGTCGCGGCGAAGGCCGGCATCGACATCGCGCTGCACGACCTGGCCGGCAAGATCCTCGGCATTCCGATGTACCAGCTCCTCGGCGGCCGAATGCACGACGGCGTGCCCACCCACATCACGCCGGCGACCTACGAGGACACCGCCAGCGACATGGGCCGGCTGATGTCGCAGGGCTACCGGTTCTTCAAGCAGAAGATGAGCGGCGACACCGAATACGACCTCGACATCGTCCGGTCCTTGCTGCCGGTGATCGGGGATCTCGCGACGCTGAGCCTGGACGCGAACCAGGCCTGGTCGGTGAACCAGACGCTCCTCATCGCCGAAGTCCTGGAGAGGGAGGTGCCGCTACGCCAGAAGGTCATCCTCGAGCAGCCGGTGCTGGCCAACGACTTCAGCGGCCTGGCCAAGATCCGGCGCTCGACCCGGTTCCCCGTGATGGCCGACGACGGCATCCGCACCGTGGCCGACCTCAACCGCGTCATCGAGTCCGAAGCCGCCGACATCGTCAGCCTGAAGATCAGCCGGGTCGGCGGCGTTCAGAAGTGCCAGCAGATGATCCGGGTCGCCGAGGCGCACAACGTCGACTACATCGTCGACGAGATCAACGAGATGAAGGTGGCGAACACGGCCGTCGCCCACCTCGCGGTGGCTTCGCGCAACCCGCTCTACACGGGCGTCGCGTGTCACACGCTGTTCGAACAGGACATCGTGGCCTCGGGCGGCGTGACGATCGTCGACGGTGTGGCGAACGTGAGCGACCTTCCGGGCCTGGGGATCGGATCGGAGTCGGCACTCGGTGTCGACGTGGAATCGACCGCGGTGCGCTATGAATACGCCTGACCGAGCCGGCGGGTGGAACCGCAGGCTGACGATCGCGGTGATCGAGAAGAACCGCGGACCGTACTGGGACATGGTCAACGCCGGCTGGCGCGACGCCGCCGAACGGTGGGGACTCGACGTGGTCTTCGAGGCCCCCGAGTACGAATCGGTCGACGACCAGGTGGAGGCGATGCGACGCCACCTCGCGAAAGGTGTGGACGGGTTGGCTTTCGTCGCGACCCGCGAGTCGGCCTTCGACACCGTGGTCGCCGAGGCGACCGGTGCCGGGGTGCCGGTCGTGACGTTCGACCTCGACGCACCCGGCTGTGGGCGGGCGCTGTACGTCGGCATGCCGACGCCGGTCGAGCTGGGCCGCCAGGCCGGTCGTTTGCTCGCACAGCGGGTGCCGGCCGGCGCGCGTGTTCTTGCGCAGACCGGCTCTACCAACGCTCATGGTGCGGCGGGGAAACTGCGCGGGTTCCGCGAGGCGATGGCCGAAGCCGGCATCGAGGTGGTCGGCGGTGACGACGACGGCGAACACATCGACGTCGCTGCCGCGAACGTCCGCAGGCTGCTGGAGGAGTACCCGGATGTCGCCGGTTGCTACGGCGTCTACGGCTACCACGCCGCCGTCCAGGCGGCGGCCGTCGAAGACGCGGGCCGTGCCGGCGAGGTCGCGATCGTCGGCAACGACATGCTGCCCGAGACCGCTGCCGCGATCCGGCGCGGATCCGTCTTCGCGAGCATCTGGATCCGTGAGTACTACTTCGGCTACTACGCGGCCGCCGCGATCGCGCTCGCCGCTCGTCTCGGGACCGCGGATGCACTGACGCTGCTGGGCTTCGCCCCGGCGGGCCTCGAGGGAAACCAGCGGCGACTTCAGCCGCAGGTGATCACCGTG
Protein-coding regions in this window:
- a CDS encoding sugar ABC transporter permease, which codes for MSPERTVEELPQAETTAATSEPAPLDQAAPTLGELIRARVKQIRKGDVGSLSVYLGLVLIWIVFQLVNNRFLSDDNVHNLARQISYGGVISLGVVMVLLIGEVDLSIGSVCGLGAAILAVLVQNNGWNPILGIVATVAAGGVLGSLQGFIRTRLNVPSFIVTLGGLLLFLGLQLRFLGKTGTILFPFGGTISQLEGRSLAPVAGYALATVAVVCFLALGLISRRRHVRAGVSAPPPGLLVIQVVGLAVALFVVVWELNRAVGVPLALIIFLVLAVFFWVLITQTRYGQRVRAVGGNAEAARRAGINVDRIRVSVFAISGAMAAAGGVLSASYVGAASQDLGGSTLLLYSIAAAVIGGTSLFGGRGSAWSAVIGWLVIGSIYNGMYLLNLVSDLQYMVIGAVLVAAVIVDSISRRRATT
- a CDS encoding substrate-binding domain-containing protein; amino-acid sequence: MNTPDRAGGWNRRLTIAVIEKNRGPYWDMVNAGWRDAAERWGLDVVFEAPEYESVDDQVEAMRRHLAKGVDGLAFVATRESAFDTVVAEATGAGVPVVTFDLDAPGCGRALYVGMPTPVELGRQAGRLLAQRVPAGARVLAQTGSTNAHGAAGKLRGFREAMAEAGIEVVGGDDDGEHIDVAAANVRRLLEEYPDVAGCYGVYGYHAAVQAAAVEDAGRAGEVAIVGNDMLPETAAAIRRGSVFASIWIREYYFGYYAAAAIALAARLGTADALTLLGFAPAGLEGNQRRLQPQVITVDNLAEFEQWARARGVFERTAATANT
- a CDS encoding mandelate racemase/muconate lactonizing enzyme family protein; this translates as MKITDITGTAVRADYRPEYMKDKRYYVKDETQVNVIVQIHTDEGVVGIGEAAHCPGLYGETAPSTLGGINLLKPGLVGLDPLQLTKANTLMDRYSPAGNVAAKAGIDIALHDLAGKILGIPMYQLLGGRMHDGVPTHITPATYEDTASDMGRLMSQGYRFFKQKMSGDTEYDLDIVRSLLPVIGDLATLSLDANQAWSVNQTLLIAEVLEREVPLRQKVILEQPVLANDFSGLAKIRRSTRFPVMADDGIRTVADLNRVIESEAADIVSLKISRVGGVQKCQQMIRVAEAHNVDYIVDEINEMKVANTAVAHLAVASRNPLYTGVACHTLFEQDIVASGGVTIVDGVANVSDLPGLGIGSESALGVDVESTAVRYEYA